The following are encoded together in the Candidatus Delongbacteria bacterium genome:
- a CDS encoding nucleotidyltransferase domain-containing protein, which produces MSDLYQIYNEVANSFIERLKKDKNIIAVILTGSMITKQIWNKSDIDLIIISDKEINLKNGLIIESGINFDINCYVRISFKTMMEKSLPDSVNKMKVNKGKLVFCRDKGLEKIITEYQLDFHERQLLMLREFGIISSMLMKAKKNLAINCDVEESYFYLSAYIVEHVSNLILLINSKDLEYEYKAIYAAKKIEPNLISEIFQANYLCEVSTIEKALKGIEMYLDKNLRIVYQPLLDYCLKRSNDLDFIEAVEEYKTQYSDHISIDLDWLVEKKILLRTENPTLLSWGSKLEINYKNYHIINND; this is translated from the coding sequence ATGAGTGATTTGTATCAAATTTATAATGAAGTTGCTAATAGCTTCATTGAAAGATTAAAAAAAGATAAGAATATTATAGCTGTAATTCTTACAGGGAGTATGATTACAAAACAAATCTGGAATAAATCAGATATAGATTTAATAATAATATCAGATAAAGAGATTAATCTAAAAAATGGCTTGATTATTGAGTCTGGAATTAATTTTGATATTAATTGTTATGTTAGAATTAGCTTTAAAACAATGATGGAGAAATCTCTACCTGATTCTGTTAATAAAATGAAAGTAAATAAAGGGAAGTTAGTTTTTTGCAGAGATAAAGGTTTAGAAAAAATAATTACTGAATATCAGTTGGATTTTCATGAACGACAATTGTTAATGTTAAGAGAATTTGGTATAATTTCTTCAATGTTAATGAAAGCAAAGAAAAATTTAGCTATAAATTGTGATGTAGAAGAAAGTTATTTTTATCTTTCTGCATATATAGTTGAACATGTAAGTAACCTTATTTTATTGATCAATAGCAAGGATCTTGAATATGAGTACAAAGCAATTTATGCTGCTAAAAAAATTGAACCTAATTTAATTTCTGAAATATTTCAAGCGAATTATTTGTGCGAAGTTTCAACGATAGAAAAAGCCCTAAAGGGAATTGAGATGTACTTAGATAAAAATTTAAGAATTGTTTATCAGCCATTATTAGATTATTGTCTCAAAAGAAGCAATGATTTAGATTTTATAGAAGCAGTTGAGGAATATAAAACGCAGTACTCTGATCATATAAGTATAGATTTAGACTGGTTGGTAGAGAAGAAGATTCTTCTAAGAACAGAAAATCCTACTCTATTGTCATGGGGCAGTAAACTGGAGATTAATTATAAAAATTATCATATAATAAATAATGATTAA
- a CDS encoding S9 family peptidase, producing the protein MTIKRKHFSIEEIISLEKIGSVVVNNDGTMVVYKKLATDWNDNKYISELWLYEVKKKKHTQLSSKIDGNCQSPKWSSDGRTLAIIRKADGKDSKNQIFIIDVNTMAKTQVSFAKEGVYSFIWAADNKGFFYASESPEAKKLKDRHDKYGKFDYIDEDKESNSLFYLELKKGLSKAKSRYSEPEDLRTRSKKDKANKYFPSVLLLEDYNFYIYSIDASRDNRKLVFTAASSPKREDYDNLKLYLYDIKSKTVEKLEIENLEGKILFSPDSTEICFSVKKSWMFNNEIYKYNLETKEVKIVNTNLDEVLYMTQWNDKGIYLFHINRTDSKFSLINNNDKIETVLGEKGSYFSDLSCSKDGEHSAYLKYKPNELGEMYYNDVKLTNRTAILKNRKVSRKELVQWVNADGAEIEGVLSLPEDLDKNKKYPLLVIIHGGPTATSFPITLGEWAYPTETFVEKGFIVIEPNYRGSAGYGEKFRSSNFKNLGIGDYEDVISGVDYLIEQGYADRDKVGVMGWSQGGYISAFCATYSDRFKAISVGAGISNWETYYYNTDNPRFTKAYLNDVPFNDKEIYQKTSPMTHIKKAKTPTLIQHGSADKRVPVANAYELYRGLKELNINPKMVIYDNMGHGPSTPNLLRAITRQNLYWFCHHLLGEPFDGYYLKDAESKK; encoded by the coding sequence ATGACAATAAAAAGAAAACATTTTTCAATTGAGGAGATAATTTCACTTGAGAAAATTGGATCAGTAGTTGTTAATAATGATGGAACAATGGTAGTATACAAGAAACTTGCTACCGATTGGAATGACAACAAATATATCAGCGAACTTTGGTTATATGAAGTAAAGAAGAAAAAGCACACCCAGTTGTCAAGTAAGATAGATGGTAATTGTCAATCACCAAAATGGTCTTCAGATGGTAGAACTTTAGCTATTATTCGTAAGGCAGATGGTAAAGATAGTAAGAATCAAATATTTATCATAGATGTGAACACAATGGCAAAAACTCAGGTTTCTTTTGCTAAAGAAGGTGTGTACAGTTTTATCTGGGCAGCTGATAATAAAGGATTTTTCTATGCATCGGAATCTCCAGAAGCTAAAAAGCTCAAGGATCGTCATGATAAATATGGTAAGTTTGATTATATCGATGAGGATAAAGAAAGCAACAGTCTATTTTATCTAGAACTTAAAAAAGGATTATCTAAAGCAAAGTCAAGATACAGTGAGCCAGAAGATTTAAGAACAAGAAGTAAGAAAGATAAGGCTAATAAATATTTTCCTTCTGTATTGTTACTTGAGGACTACAATTTCTATATTTATAGTATAGATGCTTCCAGAGATAATAGAAAATTAGTTTTTACAGCAGCTTCATCTCCAAAAAGAGAGGATTATGATAATTTGAAGTTGTATCTTTATGACATAAAATCAAAGACTGTTGAAAAGCTGGAAATCGAGAATTTGGAAGGGAAGATTCTTTTTTCTCCAGATTCAACTGAAATATGTTTTAGCGTTAAAAAATCTTGGATGTTTAATAATGAAATCTATAAGTATAATCTAGAAACTAAAGAAGTAAAAATTGTAAATACTAATCTTGATGAAGTTCTATATATGACTCAGTGGAATGATAAAGGAATTTATTTATTTCATATAAACAGAACTGATTCTAAGTTTTCACTTATCAACAATAATGATAAAATAGAGACAGTTTTAGGAGAGAAAGGATCTTATTTTTCAGATCTTAGCTGCTCGAAAGATGGAGAGCATTCTGCATATTTAAAGTACAAGCCTAATGAATTAGGTGAAATGTACTATAATGATGTTAAATTAACTAATAGAACTGCAATTCTTAAAAATAGAAAAGTATCTCGCAAAGAGTTAGTTCAATGGGTTAACGCTGATGGAGCTGAGATAGAAGGTGTTTTATCTTTACCAGAAGATTTAGATAAAAATAAGAAATATCCTCTTTTGGTTATTATACATGGGGGGCCAACAGCTACCAGTTTCCCAATCACTTTAGGGGAATGGGCTTATCCTACGGAAACTTTCGTGGAGAAAGGCTTTATAGTTATTGAACCTAATTATCGTGGAAGTGCTGGGTATGGAGAGAAATTTCGTTCTTCAAATTTTAAAAACCTAGGTATTGGTGATTATGAAGATGTAATTTCAGGTGTTGATTATCTTATTGAACAAGGTTATGCTGACAGAGATAAAGTAGGTGTGATGGGCTGGAGTCAAGGTGGCTATATTTCAGCTTTTTGTGCAACTTATAGTGATCGTTTTAAGGCTATTTCTGTTGGCGCAGGTATTAGCAACTGGGAAACTTATTACTATAATACAGATAACCCAAGATTTACTAAAGCATATCTTAATGATGTCCCTTTTAACGATAAAGAAATTTATCAAAAAACATCACCTATGACTCATATTAAAAAAGCTAAAACACCTACTCTTATTCAGCATGGAAGTGCAGATAAACGTGTTCCTGTTGCCAATGCTTATGAACTGTATCGTGGCTTGAAAGAGTTAAATATTAACCCCAAAATGGTTATATATGACAATATGGGGCATGGGCCAAGTACTCCTAATTTACTCAGAGCAATTACAAGACAAAATCTATACTGGTTCTGCCATCATCTATTAGGTGAACCATTTGATGGATACTACTTAAAAGATGCTGAAAGTAAGAAATAA
- the uvrA gene encoding excinuclease ABC subunit UvrA: MSNFIEILGAKVHNLKNIDVAIPLDKLTVITGVSGSGKSSLAFDIIFGEGQRRFLNSVSYYSQASNKNNDKVNDLDSIKNLSPTIAISQKKGTFDTRSTLGTLSGITKRVNDLFASYGTPQCPYCGEQISCLSSEQLISIVSKMPQGTQIEIYSPIFESFNDDYDKFFNLLKKYGMRYFLINDTRVDIGKIESRDLDKIDKILMLVDRVIVGESTNLTSQFNEGFWYGNGLLALKIINNELHIDYLKKCCDYIMVMLQPKSVYFSKSGAGACLTCSGEGKYLHKADPNLMIADWNKSIEEGAIENILYGKDSFCKLLNKLNIDTSIPLKKLAPREIDIVFYGEDKVNEKNQEISYNGLVNLLNSKLQFSKDCKIALQKNLKKFYSTKVCLDCDGSGLNLYTRMFKFNNRSIADLEIMSISDLVTFFVEAIEEDRNLLVNNSITEIINHLKSIEQIGLGYLSLNRKSNTLSGGELQRVRLTNYLRSDLVGLIYILDEPSIGLHPRDTNKIISVLKKLCDLGNTVVVVEHDLDIVKAADYVIEIGPGAGFHGGEVVIAGNLCDVLDNERFLTGSYINQKNRTSFNNAELSKFSSCKWLTVGGARENNLKNITIKFPLGCLIAVTGVSGSGKSTLVHEILYKKLYQQFHDHRVSPGKHEFFSGLEHISDICLIDQQTIGKSSRSNIATYLDVYDRIRQIMSKQELAKKLNIIHSHFSFNTPGGRCEECAGIGSIYPNPELTPEYFTICPSCQGNRFKQEILAVKYQQKNIQEILKLTVEEAISFFSNENKITEKLQLLTEVGLDYITLGQATSTLSGGECQRLKLASKLSERKKGDQILFLFDEPTTGLHIQDIQKLLKCFNKLIESGNTVIIIEHQIELIKHADYIIDLGPEGGKDGGYLVACGTVSDIIKCKESFTGIALSDLKELKQEKI; encoded by the coding sequence ATGAGTAATTTTATTGAAATATTGGGAGCAAAAGTTCACAATCTAAAAAATATCGATGTTGCAATACCTCTTGATAAACTCACTGTGATAACTGGTGTTTCCGGCTCAGGAAAATCATCTTTAGCCTTTGATATAATCTTTGGCGAAGGGCAACGAAGATTTTTGAACTCAGTCTCCTACTATTCTCAAGCTTCAAACAAAAATAATGATAAAGTAAATGATCTCGATTCTATTAAAAATTTATCACCTACTATTGCTATAAGTCAGAAAAAAGGAACCTTTGACACTAGATCGACTCTAGGTACTTTAAGTGGAATTACAAAAAGAGTAAATGATCTATTTGCTTCGTATGGCACTCCTCAATGTCCTTATTGTGGAGAACAAATTAGTTGCTTATCATCAGAACAGCTAATATCAATTGTATCGAAAATGCCACAAGGTACTCAGATTGAAATATACTCCCCGATTTTTGAATCATTCAATGATGATTATGATAAATTTTTTAACTTACTAAAAAAATATGGGATGAGATATTTTCTAATCAATGATACCCGTGTTGATATTGGTAAGATAGAAAGTAGAGATCTGGATAAAATTGATAAAATACTAATGCTTGTTGATAGAGTTATTGTTGGAGAATCTACAAACCTAACTTCTCAATTTAATGAGGGATTTTGGTATGGAAATGGTCTTTTAGCTTTAAAGATTATAAATAATGAGCTACATATTGATTATCTAAAAAAATGTTGTGACTATATCATGGTAATGTTACAACCAAAGTCTGTTTATTTTTCAAAAAGCGGAGCTGGTGCCTGTTTAACTTGTAGTGGAGAAGGAAAATATTTACATAAAGCAGATCCGAACCTAATGATTGCAGATTGGAATAAATCAATAGAAGAAGGTGCAATAGAGAATATTTTATATGGTAAAGATAGTTTTTGTAAATTGCTCAATAAATTAAACATAGACACATCAATACCTTTGAAAAAATTAGCACCAAGGGAAATTGATATTGTTTTTTATGGTGAAGATAAGGTAAATGAAAAAAATCAAGAGATTAGTTATAATGGTTTAGTTAATTTATTGAACTCAAAATTACAATTTTCAAAAGATTGCAAAATAGCTCTGCAAAAGAATCTAAAAAAGTTTTATAGTACAAAAGTCTGTCTTGATTGTGATGGGAGTGGATTGAATTTATACACGCGAATGTTTAAATTTAATAATCGAAGTATTGCTGATCTGGAAATTATGTCAATATCTGACTTGGTTACTTTTTTTGTAGAAGCAATAGAAGAAGATAGAAACTTACTTGTAAACAATTCTATTACGGAAATAATCAATCATTTGAAATCAATTGAACAAATAGGATTAGGATATTTAAGCCTAAATAGAAAATCAAACACTCTTTCGGGTGGTGAGTTACAAAGAGTGAGATTAACAAATTATCTTAGATCTGATTTAGTGGGTTTGATTTATATATTGGATGAGCCAAGTATTGGGTTGCATCCTAGAGATACCAATAAAATAATAAGTGTATTAAAGAAACTTTGTGACTTGGGGAATACAGTTGTTGTTGTAGAACATGACTTGGATATTGTAAAAGCAGCAGATTATGTAATTGAGATAGGACCTGGAGCTGGGTTTCACGGAGGAGAAGTAGTTATTGCAGGTAATTTATGTGATGTTCTAGATAATGAGAGATTTCTTACAGGAAGTTACATTAATCAAAAGAATAGAACTAGTTTTAACAATGCAGAACTTTCAAAGTTTAGTTCATGTAAATGGTTAACAGTCGGTGGAGCTAGGGAAAATAATCTTAAAAACATTACAATTAAGTTTCCATTGGGTTGTTTAATCGCCGTTACAGGAGTGTCAGGTTCTGGTAAAAGCACATTAGTTCATGAAATACTTTACAAAAAATTGTATCAACAATTTCATGATCATCGTGTAAGTCCAGGAAAACATGAATTCTTTTCTGGGCTTGAGCATATTAGTGATATTTGTCTTATTGATCAACAAACTATTGGCAAATCCAGTAGGTCAAATATAGCGACATACTTGGATGTATATGATCGAATCCGGCAAATTATGAGTAAACAAGAACTAGCAAAAAAATTAAATATAATTCATTCTCATTTTTCCTTTAATACTCCTGGTGGACGTTGTGAAGAGTGTGCAGGTATTGGCTCAATCTATCCTAATCCAGAATTAACACCAGAATATTTTACAATATGTCCAAGTTGCCAGGGCAATCGTTTTAAACAAGAAATTCTTGCAGTTAAATATCAACAAAAAAATATTCAAGAAATTTTAAAACTAACAGTTGAAGAAGCAATTTCCTTTTTTAGTAATGAAAACAAAATTACTGAAAAATTGCAATTGTTGACAGAAGTAGGTCTAGATTATATTACTTTAGGTCAGGCAACATCTACACTATCTGGTGGCGAATGTCAAAGACTCAAATTAGCTTCAAAATTGTCAGAAAGAAAAAAAGGTGATCAGATTTTATTTTTGTTCGATGAACCTACAACTGGTTTGCATATTCAAGATATTCAAAAATTGTTAAAATGTTTTAATAAATTGATAGAATCAGGTAATACCGTTATAATTATCGAACATCAGATTGAGCTAATTAAACATGCCGACTATATTATTGATTTAGGTCCAGAAGGTGGTAAGGATGGAGGATATCTAGTTGCTTGCGGAACTGTATCTGATATAATTAAGTGTAAAGAATCGTTTACAGGGATTGCACTAAGTGATTTAAAAGAATTGAAACAGGAAAAGATATGA
- a CDS encoding S9 family peptidase: protein MLKAKKIETRNVVHDDILIDNYCWMEDVENNKSEIMEYVDAENQFTKESLKHTEEMQKKLLEELSSRVIKDERIIYEEIDEYLYYYRKADGGKLKNYYRKKGENGAEELVLDLNIVDGGNNYNSIHGLKVSPNHKFIAYLIDKDGSEICQLFIQEISSGIVLDDLKSDAKTEAVLCFEWAADNIILYSSLNTETNLFQFNYRHELYTSSKDDILIIEEENKFLESSLGKSSCKNYIYYVAYTCGSIKSIQYLDLKNPYGDFVMLAPYDKDFEYEVEIGNDLAFIAKSDKYSTNIIIKRLSDSSDEGEIFYTPEKDHSIELSSIKTSKNFFLFLEEYNGQKRLKIINIENRDYYYLELPEEMYTIIIDKVDFKNEIVYVDYSSFKTPWTLINFNLKTKEKVVIKANKIKDYNPDDFISKTTFAKADDGTLIPICLFYKKGTLQNGSNPLYLEAYGNYGYCLPTVSFATERLLLAERGAIYAVAQVRGGGFYGKKWHEGGKRFNKINSFTDLINCAEHLIQEKYTSKDKIIIFGGSAGGTLVLGAANMRPDLFKIVIAEVPVADVLGQMLERSTWTFKEWHYLEWGNPAIKEEYESMKSWCPYSNIKEQIYPHIYVTTGLNDTRVDFFGPLKYIAKLREFKQGDNTLLIDFQDEGHHFSGGKNIALQYAFIFDILGIGN from the coding sequence ATGTTAAAAGCGAAAAAAATCGAAACTAGAAACGTAGTTCACGATGATATATTAATTGACAACTACTGTTGGATGGAAGATGTTGAGAACAACAAATCCGAAATCATGGAGTATGTGGATGCTGAAAACCAGTTTACCAAAGAAAGTCTGAAACATACTGAAGAGATGCAAAAGAAATTATTGGAAGAGCTATCCTCAAGGGTGATCAAAGATGAGCGGATTATTTATGAGGAGATTGATGAATATTTATACTATTATCGTAAAGCCGATGGTGGGAAATTGAAAAACTACTATAGGAAAAAAGGTGAAAATGGAGCTGAAGAGCTTGTTTTAGATCTAAATATAGTTGATGGTGGGAATAATTATAATTCTATTCATGGGTTAAAAGTCAGTCCGAATCATAAATTCATTGCTTATCTTATAGATAAAGACGGTAGTGAAATTTGCCAATTGTTCATTCAGGAAATATCTTCCGGAATAGTTTTAGATGATCTAAAATCTGATGCTAAAACAGAAGCAGTTTTATGCTTTGAATGGGCAGCTGATAATATAATTTTATATTCTTCATTAAACACCGAAACAAACTTGTTTCAGTTTAATTATAGGCATGAATTATATACTTCATCAAAAGATGATATTTTGATAATTGAAGAAGAAAATAAATTTTTAGAATCTTCTTTGGGAAAGTCATCATGTAAAAATTATATTTACTATGTAGCATACACTTGTGGGTCAATTAAATCAATACAATATCTTGATTTAAAAAATCCTTACGGAGATTTTGTAATGTTAGCTCCCTATGATAAAGATTTTGAATATGAAGTAGAAATAGGGAATGACTTAGCTTTTATTGCTAAAAGTGATAAATACAGTACTAATATTATAATTAAAAGACTTTCAGATAGTTCTGATGAGGGGGAAATCTTTTATACTCCAGAAAAAGATCATTCAATAGAGCTTTCTTCAATAAAAACTAGTAAAAATTTCTTTCTTTTTCTTGAAGAGTACAATGGTCAAAAAAGACTTAAAATAATCAATATTGAAAATAGAGATTATTATTATTTAGAGTTACCAGAAGAGATGTATACAATAATAATAGATAAAGTTGATTTCAAAAATGAAATTGTATATGTTGATTATAGCTCATTTAAAACACCGTGGACATTAATTAATTTCAATCTGAAAACAAAAGAAAAAGTTGTAATCAAGGCAAATAAGATCAAAGATTATAATCCTGATGATTTTATTTCTAAAACAACTTTTGCCAAAGCTGATGATGGTACACTTATTCCTATATGTTTATTTTATAAGAAAGGTACTCTGCAAAATGGCAGTAATCCATTATATCTTGAAGCTTATGGGAATTACGGATATTGTTTGCCTACGGTATCATTTGCTACTGAGCGTCTTTTGTTAGCTGAAAGAGGTGCTATCTATGCTGTTGCTCAAGTTAGAGGAGGTGGTTTTTATGGAAAAAAATGGCATGAAGGTGGCAAGAGATTTAATAAAATAAATAGTTTTACTGATTTAATAAACTGTGCCGAGCACTTGATTCAAGAGAAATATACTAGCAAAGATAAAATAATTATATTCGGTGGAAGTGCAGGCGGTACTTTAGTTCTTGGGGCTGCCAATATGCGACCTGATTTATTTAAAATTGTAATTGCTGAAGTACCAGTTGCGGATGTTTTAGGGCAAATGCTGGAACGTTCTACCTGGACATTTAAAGAGTGGCATTATCTTGAATGGGGCAATCCTGCGATTAAGGAAGAGTATGAGTCTATGAAATCATGGTGTCCTTATAGTAACATTAAAGAACAAATTTATCCACATATTTATGTTACAACCGGATTAAATGATACTAGGGTAGATTTTTTTGGTCCATTGAAATATATTGCTAAGTTAAGAGAATTTAAACAAGGTGATAACACTCTGTTAATTGATTTTCAAGATGAAGGTCATCACTTCTCAGGAGGAAAGAACATAGCTCTTCAATATGCTTTTATCTTTGATATACTGGGAATTGGAAATTAA